The Fuscovulum sp. sequence GCGTGAACGAACGCACCGCCGCGCTGCGCGAACAGGGCACGGCATCGCAAGCCGCCGCCGATCAGGCCAGCGCCAATGCCATCGGCAGCACCGCCCGCGTGACCGTCGCGCGCCAGTCGCTTGAGGCCGCCCGCGCGCAGGTCGAACTGGTCGAGGCGCAGTTGGCCAATTTGGACCTGCAACTGTCCCGGACCGAGGTGAAAGCCCCCGTCGCCGGTGAAATCACCCATCGCAATGCGGTTGTGGGCTCTGTCGCCTCGGCCGCTGGGCAGCCCATGTTCACCATGAACCGGGACGGTGCCTTGGAACTGTCGGCCGACGTGGCCGAGATTGATCTGATGCGCCTTGCCCCCGGACAGGGTGTCAGCATGATCGCTGTTGGCGCGCCTGAACGACTGTCCGGGTCCATCCGCCTTGTCGAACCGACCATCGACACGACCACCCGCCTTGGCCGCGCCCGTGTGACCATCGACACGCCCGCCGGGGTGCGGGCAGGCATGTTCATGGATGCCGAAATTCTGGTGGCGGAACGCGAAACCGTTGCAGTGCCTGTCACCGCCGTTGGATCGTCGCCCGCGGGCAGCACGGTGATGACGGTGGCCGATGGTCTGGTCAGCCGCACGCTGGTGAAAACCGGCATCCGTGATGGCGGGTGGGTTGAAATCGTCGAAGGCATCAGCGCGGGTGATACCGTGGTCACAAAGGCTGGTGCCTTTGTCCGCGACGGTGACCGCATCAACCCTGTCGCCGCTGCGACGAACTGAAAAGGGGCCGCGCCATGAACTTTTCCGCCTGGTCCATCCGAAACCCCGTCGCGCCGCTTCTGGCCTTTGTGCTGTTGATGGTGCTGGGTTGGCAAAGCTTCAACAGCCTGCCGATCACCCGTTTCCCGAATATCGACGTGCCCCTCGTCGCCGTCAGCGTCAGCCAATCCGGCGCCGCCCCGGCCGAGATGGAAACCCAGATCACCAAGGAAATCGAAGACGCCGTTGCCGGGATCACCGGGGTAAAGAACGTCGTGTCGTCGGTCACCGATGGCAATTCGACCACGGTTGTCGAATTCCGCATGGAAGTGCCCACCGACAAAGCAGTGCAGGATACCAAAGACGCCATCGATCAGATCCGTGGTGACCTGCCCGGTTCGATCGAAGCGCCAGTGGTCAGCCGGATCGACGTGGAAGGTCAGGCGATCATGACCTTTGCGGTCAGCGCGCCCGACATGACGATCGAGGAACTGTCCTGGTTCGTCGATGATACCGTCATCCGTGGCCTGCAAGGCCGCCCCGGCATTGGCCGGGTGGATCGTTACGGCGGGGCTGACCGCGAAATCCGCATCGAACTCGATCCCGTCAAGTTGGACAGTTACGGCATCACCGCCAGTGCGGTGAATGCGCAACTCCGCGCCACCAACGCCAATCTCGGCTCGGGCCGCTCAGAACTGGGCGCGGGCGAGCAAGCGATCCGCACGCTGGGCGATGCCAAGACGGTGGAGAACCTTGCCAACACCACCATTGCCCTGCCCTCCGGCCGTCACGTACGGCTGTCCGAGCTTGGGCAAGTGAATGACACCTACGAAGAACTGCGGTCCTTCTCGCGCCTGAACGATGAACAGGTGGTCACCTTCGCGGTGTTCCGCGCCAAGGGCGCATCCGAAGTGTCGGTCGCCGAAGTGGTGAACGCCCAACTCGACACTCTGCGCGCGGATCATCCCGAAGTGCAGATCAAGCTGGTCGACGAAACTGTCTTCTACACCTATGGCAACTATGAATCCGCCCTGCACACCCTGATCGAAGGGGCCATTCTGGCCGTTCTGGTGGTTCTGGCCTTTCTGAAAAACTGGCGCGCGACGTTGATTTCCGCCGTGGCGCTGCCCTTGTCGGCGGTGCCCACCTTCTTTGTCATGGATCTGCTGGGATTCTCGCTGAACCTTGTCAGCTTCCTCGCCATCACGCTGGCGACCGGTATTCTGGTGGATGACGCGATTGTCGAAGTTGAGAATATCGCCCGACACATACGCATGGGCAAAACCCCCTATCGCGCCGCCATCGAGGCGGCGGATGAAATCGGCCTTGCCGTGATCGCAACCTCCTTCACCATCGTCGCGGTCTTTGTGCCGGTGTCCTTCATGCCCGGCATTCCGGGGCAGTATTTCCGACAATTCGGCCTGACCGTTGCGATTGCCGTGATCTTTTCGTTGATCGTGGCGCGATTGATCACGCCGATGATGGCCGCCTATCTGATGCGCGCAAAAGACGCGCATGAGGAGCACACCGAAGATGGCCCGCTGATGAAGGGCTATCTCAAGGTGGTCAGCGCCACCACGACGGGGCATTTCCTGAAAATCCCGGCGCGGTATCTGACGCTGCTTGGAGCCATCGCTGTTCTGGCCGTATCGGTCCATTTCATGCTCAAGGTGCCCGGCAGTTTCATACCGCCGGAAGATGTAAGCCGCATCCCGATCTCGGTGGAACTTCCCCCCGGCACGACGCTGGAGGAAACGGATCGCACCACGCAGGCCATGGTGGCCGCCATCCGTGAGGTGGAATGGGTCGATAACGTCTTTGTCCTTGGCGGGTCTTCGCCCACGGGCGACCGCGACATTCGCCGTGCATCGGTAACCGTGCTGCTGACGCGACTGGATCATTCGCTACTGTTGAAGCTGTCACAGATCGTGAACAACGTTCCCGTTCTGGGCGCGATCATTCCCGATGTCGAAAACACCGGGCGAACCGTCCCGCAGAACGTGATCGAGGCGCAGATTTTTGAAAAGCTGGCCCTGATCCCCGATATCCGTGCGTTCAAGCTGAATGACCGGGGCGAACGTGACCTGTCCTTCTCGATCCTGGCCGACAATGAGGCGGATCTGAATACCGCCGTCGCCCGTCTGGAAGAGGCGCTGTCAGGCGATCCGCTTTTGGCCAACGTCGCGTCTGAGGGTGCGCTGCCGCGCCCGGAAATTCAGATCACCCCCCGCGCCAATGAAGCCGCACGT is a genomic window containing:
- a CDS encoding efflux RND transporter periplasmic adaptor subunit, producing MRSALIRPALLALFLAAPLHAQEAETAPAAPTLPAITVSTAEMRLLRDRVIVSGLVNPVEAVQVAPLIEGQPIETLLADVGDMVEAGQVLATLSKTTLELQRSQYVASLASARATIAQAEAQLLEAQAAADEAARVNERTAALREQGTASQAAADQASANAIGSTARVTVARQSLEAARAQVELVEAQLANLDLQLSRTEVKAPVAGEITHRNAVVGSVASAAGQPMFTMNRDGALELSADVAEIDLMRLAPGQGVSMIAVGAPERLSGSIRLVEPTIDTTTRLGRARVTIDTPAGVRAGMFMDAEILVAERETVAVPVTAVGSSPAGSTVMTVADGLVSRTLVKTGIRDGGWVEIVEGISAGDTVVTKAGAFVRDGDRINPVAAATN
- a CDS encoding efflux RND transporter permease subunit; amino-acid sequence: MNFSAWSIRNPVAPLLAFVLLMVLGWQSFNSLPITRFPNIDVPLVAVSVSQSGAAPAEMETQITKEIEDAVAGITGVKNVVSSVTDGNSTTVVEFRMEVPTDKAVQDTKDAIDQIRGDLPGSIEAPVVSRIDVEGQAIMTFAVSAPDMTIEELSWFVDDTVIRGLQGRPGIGRVDRYGGADREIRIELDPVKLDSYGITASAVNAQLRATNANLGSGRSELGAGEQAIRTLGDAKTVENLANTTIALPSGRHVRLSELGQVNDTYEELRSFSRLNDEQVVTFAVFRAKGASEVSVAEVVNAQLDTLRADHPEVQIKLVDETVFYTYGNYESALHTLIEGAILAVLVVLAFLKNWRATLISAVALPLSAVPTFFVMDLLGFSLNLVSFLAITLATGILVDDAIVEVENIARHIRMGKTPYRAAIEAADEIGLAVIATSFTIVAVFVPVSFMPGIPGQYFRQFGLTVAIAVIFSLIVARLITPMMAAYLMRAKDAHEEHTEDGPLMKGYLKVVSATTTGHFLKIPARYLTLLGAIAVLAVSVHFMLKVPGSFIPPEDVSRIPISVELPPGTTLEETDRTTQAMVAAIREVEWVDNVFVLGGSSPTGDRDIRRASVTVLLTRLDHSLLLKLSQIVNNVPVLGAIIPDVENTGRTVPQNVIEAQIFEKLALIPDIRAFKLNDRGERDLSFSILADNEADLNTAVARLEEALSGDPLLANVASEGALPRPEIQITPRANEAARLGITTSQIAEVVRVATIGDVDALLAKLSIDNRLIPVRVRLNNASREDLSRISALKLTTATGATVPLSAVADIAIAEGPSMVDRLNRERRATIGANLPVGVALGTAAARFNEVIASVELPPGVRVQEAGDAEVQQELMAAFGNAMIMGLMLVLTVLILLFKSVIQPFTILFSLPLAIGGVAAALILTNSALSMPVLIGILMLMGIVTKNAILLIDFAIEMRNQGMSRAAAVIEAGHKRARPIVMTSIAMSAGMLPSALGVGEGGSFRAPMATAVIGGIIVSTVLSLVIVPAFFLIMDDLSRLLARFFATFIGPKEAEPDEPAASVLAERIDALEARIDGRPPQRGAPTLHVAE